The following proteins are co-located in the Rippkaea orientalis PCC 8801 genome:
- the glyA gene encoding serine hydroxymethyltransferase yields the protein MPDNNLEILFQHDPAMAEIIQGELQRQRDHLELIASENFTSEAVLAAQGSVLTNKYAEGLPKKRYYGGCEYIDRAEQLAIDRAKELFGAAHANVQPHSGAQANFAVFLALLSPGDTIMGMDLSHGGHLTHGSPVNVSGKWFKVCHYGVNPDTERLDYDQIRELALKERPKLLICGYSAYPRIIEFDKFRAIADEIGAYLMADIAHIAGLVATGHHPSPISYCDVVTTTTHKTLRGPRGGLILTRDADLGKQFDKAVFPGTQGGPLEHVIAAKGVAFGEALKPQFKAYSGQVIANSRALAAQLMERGFKLVSGGTDNHLMLVDLRSIGMTGKEADRLVSEINITANKNTVPFDPESPFVTSGLRLGSPALTTRGMGESEFKEIGNIIADYLLSRGDEAVKHDCLGRVKSLCDRFPLYPGMKMAALV from the coding sequence GTGCCAGACAATAATTTAGAGATTTTGTTCCAACATGATCCAGCAATGGCTGAGATTATCCAAGGGGAATTACAACGTCAACGGGATCATCTAGAGTTAATTGCCAGTGAAAATTTTACCTCTGAGGCAGTTTTAGCTGCACAAGGATCGGTCTTAACCAATAAATACGCCGAAGGATTGCCGAAAAAGCGGTATTATGGCGGATGTGAGTATATTGATCGCGCCGAACAATTAGCCATCGATCGCGCTAAAGAACTGTTCGGAGCCGCTCATGCCAACGTTCAACCCCATTCAGGAGCGCAAGCCAATTTTGCCGTCTTTTTAGCCCTTCTGAGTCCTGGAGATACCATTATGGGGATGGATCTCTCCCACGGCGGCCATTTAACCCATGGTTCCCCCGTCAACGTCTCAGGAAAGTGGTTTAAGGTGTGCCATTATGGTGTTAACCCTGACACCGAACGGCTAGACTACGACCAAATTCGAGAATTAGCCCTCAAAGAACGCCCCAAACTGTTGATCTGTGGCTATTCGGCCTATCCCAGAATCATCGAATTTGATAAATTTCGGGCGATCGCCGATGAAATTGGAGCCTATTTAATGGCCGATATCGCCCACATTGCCGGATTAGTCGCCACCGGACACCATCCCAGTCCCATTTCTTACTGTGATGTCGTTACCACCACCACCCACAAAACCCTCAGAGGACCCAGAGGGGGGTTAATTCTGACCCGTGATGCTGACCTAGGCAAACAATTTGATAAAGCCGTGTTTCCAGGCACTCAGGGCGGTCCGTTGGAGCACGTCATCGCCGCTAAAGGGGTAGCTTTTGGAGAAGCCCTAAAACCGCAGTTTAAAGCCTATTCAGGACAAGTTATCGCCAATTCCCGCGCCTTAGCGGCTCAATTGATGGAGAGAGGCTTTAAATTAGTCTCTGGAGGGACGGATAACCATTTAATGTTAGTGGATCTGCGATCGATTGGTATGACAGGGAAAGAAGCCGATCGCTTGGTCAGTGAGATCAATATTACGGCGAATAAAAATACCGTTCCTTTCGATCCTGAGTCTCCCTTTGTTACCAGTGGGTTACGCTTGGGATCTCCTGCTTTAACAACGAGAGGGATGGGAGAAAGCGAATTTAAAGAAATTGGCAACATTATCGCCGATTATTTACTCAGTCGAGGCGATGAAGCTGTTAAACACGACTGTTTAGGTCGCGTTAAATCTTTATGCGATCGCTTTCCCTTATATCCAGGGATGAAAATGGCTGCTTTAGTTTAG
- the fdhD gene encoding formate dehydrogenase accessory sulfurtransferase FdhD, which yields MLPSSPYHRKPCVGLFITQILAKLNNQKSQIKSKIWVVENGQKRSRLDHIVTEEPLEIRLVNPAQTIAVTMRTPGTDFDLVVGFLYAEGLIKSQKDINQISYCVDQNVDGEQQYNIINVNLREGLQPNLKPLERHFFTSSACGVCGKASIEALQLRSCSPITDHLTVNPEVLYQLPEKLHSAQGIFSRTGGLHAAALFDAQGNLLKLREDVGRHNALDKLIGSAFLSDEIPLENRIVMVSGRASFEIVQKCIVAGVSILCAVSAPSSLAVSLAEQFGVTLIGFLREKRFNIYSGFQRIL from the coding sequence ATGTTGCCATCGTCCCCTTACCATCGGAAACCCTGCGTGGGACTTTTTATTACCCAAATTCTAGCCAAGTTGAATAACCAGAAAAGTCAGATTAAATCGAAAATTTGGGTAGTGGAGAATGGGCAAAAGCGATCGCGCTTAGATCACATCGTCACCGAAGAACCCTTAGAAATTCGTTTAGTTAACCCTGCTCAAACGATCGCTGTCACCATGCGAACCCCAGGAACAGACTTTGATTTAGTTGTTGGGTTTCTTTATGCTGAAGGACTAATAAAAAGCCAAAAAGATATTAATCAGATTAGCTATTGCGTTGATCAAAACGTAGATGGAGAGCAACAATACAATATTATTAATGTTAATTTAAGGGAAGGATTACAGCCGAATCTAAAACCACTTGAACGGCATTTTTTTACATCTAGTGCTTGTGGAGTGTGTGGAAAAGCCAGTATTGAAGCGTTACAATTAAGAAGCTGTTCTCCTATTACCGATCATCTGACTGTTAACCCTGAAGTACTGTACCAGTTACCTGAAAAATTGCACTCTGCTCAAGGTATTTTTAGCCGTACTGGAGGACTTCATGCTGCTGCTTTATTCGATGCTCAAGGAAACCTTTTAAAGCTGCGCGAAGATGTGGGAAGACATAATGCGTTAGATAAACTGATTGGTTCGGCATTTTTGAGTGATGAAATACCGCTAGAAAATCGAATTGTTATGGTCAGTGGCCGAGCCAGTTTTGAGATTGTACAAAAATGTATTGTAGCAGGAGTTTCTATTCTTTGTGCGGTTTCTGCACCTAGTAGCTTAGCGGTTTCTCTTGCTGAACAATTTGGGGTTACTTTGATTGGATTTTTACGAGAAAAACGGTTTAATATTTACTCAGGATTTCAACGAATACTCTAA
- a CDS encoding alkaline phosphatase: MANNHVIFIHPDGASPSHYAFARFVDHGPDGRLNWDNLSHAGVYLGHMEDQLGGTSNAGAVTHATGAKVYAESFGFNQDGSPIESLSGNTGQTIMEEAILANKVTALIQSGSIIEPGTAAFVAQVGELDIDGQTIPPRQRQADIAREVILSGVDFILSGGEINLLPVGTDGFHGTAAQLDAISTNPLNRPTENLIELAQNNGYTVVYTKEQLFDLLDLPTPPTKVLGVFAPYHTFNDRPEEILEQQGLPLYLETAPTVAEMLSVVQELAEQHPNFANGSFTVLEEEGSDNFGNNNNADGVLEGIRRADASVGVALDFIERYPNTLLLMAADSDAGGLQVRDPLNPSNPVGTINNNPTTVSRPVPLDGQTGVNSVPFISAPDANGDSFAFGIAWAGTPDFSGSIVSKAHGLNAEKLPATVDNTGMYELMYETLFDVELPSRNPVPQPAPASTQSTGNVIFIHPDGTSPSHFMALRNIDLGPDGRLNWDMMSNAGVYLGHMEDQLTGTSNAGAVTHATGNKVFAESFGLNGDNSPVISASGQVGKTILEEAISAGKATALIQSGHIAEPGTAAFIAETENRAPDPAVRARDKTAEIAEQVIRSGVNVIMAGGEVYLLPQGTTGFHVTPEIDAQFNNPVSRPTINLIDLAIDLGYTVVYTKDQLDAVVNGDNPPEKLLGIFAANHTFDDRTEEALGLNSDNPSPLYVATAPTVAEMLEATLKIVETDPEGFFVVVEEEGTDNFANNNNAVGTVEALRRADEAIGVAKNYVDTSNRTPW; the protein is encoded by the coding sequence ATGGCCAACAATCACGTTATTTTCATTCATCCAGATGGAGCGAGTCCCTCTCACTATGCCTTTGCACGGTTTGTTGATCATGGCCCTGATGGACGCTTAAATTGGGATAACCTCAGCCATGCCGGAGTTTACCTCGGTCACATGGAAGATCAGTTAGGTGGAACTTCCAATGCTGGAGCCGTTACCCATGCAACTGGAGCTAAAGTTTACGCTGAATCCTTTGGCTTCAATCAAGATGGATCTCCCATAGAATCCCTATCGGGTAACACTGGCCAAACCATCATGGAAGAAGCGATATTGGCCAATAAAGTTACCGCACTGATTCAATCAGGATCGATTATCGAACCAGGAACCGCCGCCTTTGTGGCTCAAGTGGGAGAACTGGACATCGATGGACAAACAATCCCCCCTCGCCAACGCCAAGCCGATATCGCGCGAGAAGTTATCCTGTCTGGGGTTGACTTTATCCTTAGTGGTGGAGAAATTAATCTCCTCCCCGTAGGAACGGATGGATTTCATGGAACTGCCGCCCAACTCGATGCCATCAGCACCAATCCCCTGAACCGTCCCACAGAAAACCTCATCGAATTAGCCCAAAACAACGGCTACACGGTGGTTTATACCAAAGAGCAATTGTTCGACCTCCTCGACTTGCCAACGCCCCCTACCAAAGTGTTAGGAGTCTTTGCACCCTATCACACCTTCAATGATCGCCCAGAAGAAATATTAGAGCAACAGGGATTACCCTTATATCTGGAAACGGCTCCCACCGTCGCCGAAATGTTATCGGTGGTTCAAGAGTTAGCCGAACAGCACCCCAATTTTGCCAACGGCTCATTTACGGTGCTTGAAGAAGAAGGAAGCGACAACTTCGGCAATAACAACAATGCAGACGGGGTCTTAGAAGGGATACGTCGGGCAGATGCTTCCGTTGGCGTTGCCCTGGACTTCATTGAACGCTATCCCAACACCTTACTCCTGATGGCAGCCGATAGCGATGCCGGAGGGCTTCAAGTTCGAGATCCCCTCAATCCATCTAATCCCGTGGGGACGATTAATAACAACCCGACCACCGTCTCCCGTCCCGTTCCCCTCGATGGACAAACTGGAGTCAACAGCGTACCGTTTATTTCTGCCCCTGATGCCAACGGAGATAGCTTTGCCTTTGGCATTGCTTGGGCAGGAACCCCTGACTTTAGCGGTTCTATTGTCTCGAAAGCCCATGGACTCAACGCCGAAAAACTACCGGCCACCGTTGATAACACGGGAATGTATGAGTTGATGTATGAGACATTATTCGATGTCGAATTACCATCGCGTAACCCCGTTCCCCAACCCGCTCCTGCCTCCACCCAAAGCACGGGCAATGTGATCTTTATCCATCCCGACGGCACGAGTCCCTCCCATTTTATGGCATTGCGTAACATCGATCTCGGTCCCGATGGTCGCTTGAACTGGGACATGATGTCCAATGCCGGGGTGTATTTGGGACACATGGAAGACCAATTGACGGGGACATCCAACGCGGGTGCTGTTACCCATGCCACCGGAAATAAAGTCTTTGCCGAGTCCTTTGGACTGAATGGGGATAATTCCCCCGTTATTTCTGCTTCGGGTCAAGTGGGTAAAACCATTTTAGAAGAAGCAATTTCTGCTGGCAAAGCTACGGCTTTGATTCAATCAGGCCATATCGCCGAACCAGGAACCGCCGCTTTTATTGCCGAAACGGAAAATCGTGCTCCTGACCCCGCCGTTCGTGCCAGGGATAAAACCGCCGAAATTGCCGAACAAGTCATCCGCTCAGGCGTTAACGTGATCATGGCCGGGGGCGAAGTATATTTGCTGCCCCAAGGAACCACGGGTTTCCACGTTACCCCCGAAATTGACGCTCAATTTAACAATCCTGTCTCTCGCCCCACCATTAACCTGATTGATTTAGCTATCGACCTAGGCTACACCGTTGTCTATACCAAAGATCAACTCGATGCAGTGGTTAATGGCGATAATCCCCCAGAAAAACTGTTAGGGATCTTTGCAGCGAATCATACTTTTGATGATCGCACAGAAGAAGCCTTAGGACTCAATAGCGATAATCCCAGTCCTCTCTATGTCGCTACCGCTCCCACCGTCGCTGAGATGCTTGAGGCTACCCTCAAAATCGTCGAAACAGACCCCGAGGGGTTTTTTGTGGTCGTGGAAGAAGAAGGAACCGATAACTTTGCCAATAATAACAATGCAGTGGGAACCGTTGAGGCGTTACGACGGGCTGATGAAGCTATCGGAGTAGCGAAAAACTACGTTGATACCAGCAACCGAACACCCTGGTGA
- a CDS encoding type I secretion C-terminal target domain-containing protein, translated as MITAADSDAGGLQVFQYIPYNRPSGNLTSDPNLGDSESQVPFINVNPAPTNTGNFLDGSNGSTASEENPWQSFSSVDSIDGPMGNFAVAWTGTPDFPGSIVAKTYGMNADLLPSTLDNTEIYNLMYQTLFGATPILGSSEIDELTGTPGNNVMTGLLGSDSLTSGSQQDTFVYTSFRDRGDTIKNFDAIDLIDLSQIFVDSEYGSSTPFDSYVRLVQVGSHTEVQINPVGDSGSIFRTLVTLENVTATDLGASNFIF; from the coding sequence GTGATTACGGCAGCCGATAGTGATGCGGGCGGACTGCAAGTCTTCCAGTACATTCCCTATAACCGTCCGTCGGGCAATTTAACCTCAGACCCTAATTTAGGGGATAGTGAATCGCAAGTTCCCTTTATCAACGTTAACCCCGCCCCAACCAACACCGGTAATTTCCTCGATGGGAGTAATGGAAGTACCGCTAGTGAGGAAAATCCTTGGCAGTCTTTCTCTTCAGTGGATAGTATCGATGGTCCTATGGGGAATTTTGCCGTTGCTTGGACTGGAACCCCGGATTTTCCAGGGAGTATTGTTGCCAAAACCTACGGCATGAATGCGGATTTATTGCCGAGTACCCTAGACAATACTGAAATCTATAACTTGATGTACCAAACCCTGTTTGGGGCTACTCCTATCCTGGGTTCTTCTGAAATTGATGAACTGACGGGAACTCCTGGCAATAATGTCATGACGGGATTGCTTGGGTCAGATAGCCTTACCAGTGGCAGTCAGCAAGACACTTTTGTTTATACCAGTTTCCGCGATCGCGGTGACACTATCAAGAATTTTGACGCGATTGATCTCATCGATCTCAGTCAAATTTTTGTCGATTCTGAGTATGGCAGTAGCACCCCCTTTGATTCCTATGTTCGACTGGTTCAAGTGGGGTCTCATACGGAAGTCCAAATCAATCCCGTGGGCGATTCTGGATCGATTTTCCGCACTCTCGTCACCTTAGAAAATGTCACGGCGACGGATTTAGGTGCCAGTAATTTTATTTTTTAA
- a CDS encoding PEP-CTERM sorting domain-containing protein, with protein sequence MLTHSTTFSVFTIGLVSGLGTLTLGSSALAATFPFPLTYGDVSSTTTQTLITNAFSNGLDDLGNFNVSGNNPIFAFELELELGLADGALGFDAGDTSAIAQTLTAKQGDTIRFDWTFLTNHLNPETIRNDYAFLIVNDLVIPLADTNSVLTAPGLNGFARQTSNTFSYVFPTDGLYQIALGVSDVGDETTSSALLVENFDVQSVPEPSTLLGLGTTLLLGLYLKRKRKA encoded by the coding sequence ATGTTGACTCATTCCACGACGTTTTCTGTTTTCACTATTGGTTTGGTTAGTGGCCTGGGAACTTTAACTTTAGGAAGTTCGGCTTTGGCTGCGACTTTTCCTTTTCCCCTGACTTATGGTGATGTTAGTTCTACTACCACTCAAACGTTGATCACCAATGCTTTTAGTAACGGATTGGATGATCTCGGTAATTTTAATGTATCGGGCAATAATCCTATTTTTGCTTTTGAGTTGGAACTAGAACTTGGATTAGCCGATGGTGCATTAGGGTTTGATGCGGGAGATACCAGTGCGATCGCCCAGACTTTGACGGCGAAACAAGGAGATACCATTCGGTTTGATTGGACTTTTTTGACTAATCATCTGAATCCAGAAACCATTCGCAATGATTACGCTTTTTTGATTGTTAATGATCTGGTTATTCCTTTAGCGGATACTAATAGTGTCCTGACTGCACCTGGATTAAATGGGTTTGCTCGCCAAACCAGTAATACTTTTTCCTATGTCTTTCCCACCGATGGACTCTATCAAATTGCTCTTGGGGTGAGTGATGTGGGTGATGAGACAACCAGTTCCGCGCTATTAGTTGAAAATTTTGATGTTCAATCGGTTCCTGAACCTTCGACCTTGTTAGGATTAGGTACAACTTTATTATTGGGACTTTACCTCAAACGCAAAAGGAAAGCGTAA
- a CDS encoding response regulator produces the protein MLAAIGNIENTGSFLTRLSSELDNFMPQKATGKLILRKQRTLLEIYLFAGRLQYVVDRRHRVRRWQRALKQYCPHWFLPLMTSLDPLWEYELLSQGISQKQLTLAQVKGILQSITQECLLEIAHEKSIEIQWKPEDKSTSTLSYCLTLSTADIHHAINQVKQMEHEWIAAGLVHISPSLTPIATQKLELRSPFIPLQYLDGQLTFWDIAQEVKKSVVEVASCLRPWIDKNMINLREIQDLPTPQLTSAKTLKVASENTIAKPSFPTTKTDHPRTSKVSVLETNSHFSSTPPDTSPLARVVGHKAVIACIDDSPVVTHNLKQLLSPMGYQVITIQEPMAGFAKLIKYQPDAILLDLNMPNADGYSVCKFLRETPVFCQTPIIILTSQDTMIDRTRAKLAGATDFLAKPPKAKELLQMLDNLLVN, from the coding sequence ATGTTAGCAGCCATAGGAAACATTGAAAACACAGGAAGTTTTTTAACTCGATTAAGCAGTGAATTAGATAACTTCATGCCTCAAAAAGCAACGGGAAAACTCATTCTTCGTAAACAAAGAACCTTACTAGAAATCTATCTTTTTGCTGGACGATTACAATATGTGGTTGATCGTAGACATCGAGTAAGACGTTGGCAAAGAGCCTTAAAGCAATACTGTCCCCATTGGTTTTTACCGTTGATGACTTCCCTCGATCCTTTGTGGGAATATGAGCTTCTTTCCCAAGGGATTAGTCAAAAACAATTGACCCTAGCTCAAGTTAAAGGTATTCTGCAAAGTATTACCCAAGAATGTTTATTAGAAATTGCCCATGAAAAGTCGATAGAAATTCAATGGAAACCCGAAGATAAATCTACTTCTACACTGTCCTATTGTTTAACCCTTTCAACTGCCGATATTCATCATGCAATCAATCAAGTAAAGCAGATGGAACACGAATGGATAGCAGCAGGGTTAGTCCATATTTCTCCAAGTTTAACCCCCATTGCTACCCAAAAATTAGAACTGCGATCGCCTTTTATTCCTCTGCAATATCTCGATGGTCAATTGACCTTCTGGGATATTGCCCAAGAAGTTAAAAAATCTGTGGTTGAAGTGGCTTCCTGTTTGCGTCCTTGGATCGACAAAAATATGATTAACCTACGGGAAATTCAAGATTTACCCACCCCTCAATTAACCTCAGCTAAAACCCTGAAAGTAGCATCAGAAAATACCATTGCGAAACCGAGTTTTCCGACAACTAAAACCGATCATCCTCGAACCAGTAAAGTCTCTGTATTAGAGACAAATTCTCATTTTTCATCAACTCCACCCGATACATCTCCGTTAGCGAGAGTGGTAGGTCATAAAGCGGTTATTGCTTGTATTGATGATAGTCCCGTTGTCACCCATAATTTAAAACAATTATTAAGTCCTATGGGTTATCAAGTGATTACCATTCAAGAACCCATGGCCGGGTTTGCCAAACTGATTAAGTATCAACCCGATGCAATTCTTTTAGACTTAAATATGCCGAATGCTGATGGTTATAGCGTTTGTAAATTCCTACGCGAGACCCCCGTTTTTTGCCAAACACCAATTATTATCTTAACCAGTCAAGATACGATGATTGATCGTACCCGTGCTAAATTAGCAGGAGCAACGGACTTTTTAGCGAAACCCCCTAAAGCTAAAGAATTACTGCAAATGCTGGATAATCTTTTGGTGAATTAA
- a CDS encoding methyl-accepting chemotaxis protein, translating into MWQTLKLRNRILLGYAIPVMAFLAASIYGTLAVNQVRETFKEMERVNKILEKSHTMESASSAMVSSIRGYIATQNPAFFENYNFQKERLTEALTFLNTKDIIRLETQKEKLKKIATMNYNYEKQSEKIIAQIKSGKTAEALKLMQTNSKDNLDQTIQKLTKEFDQVEQELLEKNMQQAQSALDRLFMMLGICLILAILATILGVLIANGISKSINESAQVIITASSQIASTVEEQERTASLQAASVNETTTTMDELGASSRQSTEQADSAANTAQEVLKLTEKGNDAVQETLIGMEDLQEKVAAIAKQTVNLSGQTNQIGNISQVVTDLARQTNMLALNAAVEAVRAGEQGKGFSVVASEIRKLADQSKQSAERINLLVSEIQNAINVTVMVTDEGTKTVKAEMEIAQQTAQTFAQVAQAISDVVINNQQISLNIRQQDKAVQQVLEAMNSINQGAQESAAGLNQTKIGIRRLNEASKELLSLS; encoded by the coding sequence ATGTGGCAAACTTTAAAGCTGAGGAATCGAATTTTACTAGGATATGCTATCCCAGTGATGGCTTTTTTGGCTGCTTCGATTTATGGAACATTGGCTGTGAATCAAGTACGAGAAACCTTTAAAGAAATGGAACGAGTTAATAAAATTCTTGAGAAGTCTCACACCATGGAATCGGCTAGTTCGGCTATGGTTAGTAGTATTCGAGGCTATATCGCTACTCAAAATCCTGCATTTTTTGAAAATTATAACTTTCAAAAAGAACGGTTAACAGAAGCCTTAACTTTTTTGAATACTAAAGACATTATTCGGTTAGAAACTCAAAAAGAAAAACTAAAAAAAATTGCAACAATGAATTATAATTATGAAAAACAATCTGAAAAAATAATTGCTCAAATTAAGTCAGGAAAAACTGCCGAAGCCCTCAAACTGATGCAAACAAACTCGAAGGACAATCTCGATCAAACAATTCAAAAATTAACCAAGGAATTTGATCAAGTTGAACAGGAATTACTGGAGAAAAATATGCAGCAAGCCCAAAGTGCCTTAGATCGCCTGTTCATGATGTTAGGTATTTGTCTAATCTTAGCTATTTTAGCGACGATTTTAGGGGTATTAATTGCCAATGGTATCTCAAAAAGTATTAATGAATCAGCCCAGGTAATTATCACTGCATCGAGTCAAATTGCCTCCACCGTAGAAGAACAAGAACGGACTGCCAGTTTGCAAGCTGCCTCAGTTAACGAAACAACGACGACAATGGATGAATTAGGGGCTTCTTCGCGACAGTCTACTGAACAAGCCGATTCAGCAGCAAATACGGCTCAAGAAGTGCTTAAACTGACGGAAAAAGGCAATGATGCGGTACAAGAAACGTTGATAGGAATGGAGGACTTACAGGAAAAAGTCGCCGCGATCGCTAAACAAACCGTTAATTTGAGTGGACAAACCAACCAAATTGGCAATATTTCCCAAGTTGTCACCGATTTAGCCCGTCAAACCAATATGTTAGCCTTGAACGCTGCGGTTGAAGCAGTGAGGGCAGGAGAACAGGGAAAAGGCTTTTCGGTGGTGGCTTCAGAAATTCGTAAATTAGCTGATCAAAGTAAACAATCAGCCGAAAGAATTAATCTTTTAGTCAGTGAAATTCAAAACGCGATTAATGTTACTGTAATGGTGACAGATGAAGGCACTAAAACGGTTAAAGCTGAGATGGAAATTGCTCAGCAAACAGCCCAAACCTTTGCTCAAGTAGCACAAGCCATCAGTGATGTTGTTATTAATAATCAGCAGATTTCTCTTAATATTCGTCAACAAGATAAAGCCGTTCAACAGGTTTTAGAAGCGATGAATAGTATTAATCAGGGAGCCCAAGAAAGTGCGGCTGGACTGAATCAAACTAAAATTGGAATCCGCCGTTTAAATGAAGCCAGTAAAGAACTTTTATCGTTGAGTTAA